Genomic window (Desulforapulum autotrophicum HRM2):
CTGGCAGGAACGCTGGAATGATTCCTGCTCGTTTTTTGGTCTGGATCGGGAAAATACCATGCATTGGCCGGGTTTTGGCAGGGATGCGGTGATCCATTTGGTCGAGGAGAGAAAGATTGCAGGCCTTGGCACAGATACCCACGGCATTGACCCGGGCAATGACGGGGCATTCAAGGCAAGTGGTGCCATCTTCAGGGCAGACAAGATTGTCCTTGAATGCCTGGCAGGCCTTGATGGTTTGCCCGCTGTGGGTGCGATGCTTGTGATCGGGGGACTGCCCCTGAACGGGGGAACGGGCAGCCCTGCCCGGGTGCTTGGCCTTTTGGGCCTTGGTCGGATCTATTGAATGCGCTGGTCAATCCATTGATGGATATCCTCAATTACTTTTGCATTTCCCGGTTCGTTTAGAATTTCGTGGAAAAATCCTTTGTACAGGGTGAGTGTCTTGTCCGTTGATAAAATGGTGTTGTACATGTATTGGGATGCCTCCGGTGTTACAATCCGGTCGTCGCCGCCGTGGAGGATCAGGCAGGGATACTGGTAGCCGGCCAGGGCCTGGGTCAGCCAGGTGGCTCCGTTGATAAAAACTTCGCCCAGGAGTTTCTGGCAGGTTTCCTTTAGCACCAGGGGATCATTGTCATAGGCCTCGACCACGGACTTGTCCCGACAGATCAAGACGGACAGCTCATTGGGAACCTTGTTCCGGGGCTCGGTTTCAAAGTCGATCTCCTGGAAAGGTTTAAACAGGGGCAACACAGTGACAGCCGCTCCTGAAAGTATCTGACCTGTCAGTTTACCCGGGTATTTAACCCCATAGGCGGCAGTGATAAATCCTCCCATGCTGTGGCCGAGCATGAAGACTGGAATCCCTGGATTCTCCCGTATGATTCTTTCCACCAGGATATCTGCATCATCAATGAATTGGTTAAAATCGTCTATGAATCCCTGTTCACCACCAGAGCGGCCATGTCCCTGGTTGTCGAAACGGTAGACGGTGTAGCCGAAGTTGTTGAGTTGATCCACCACATGGTCGTAGCGTCCCAGATGCTCGGCCAGGCCATGAACGATGAGGACGGCAGCCCGGGGTGACGTCACCGGGTTTGCCTTGGCAAACAGGTCCACCCCGGGGGTGGATGAGGGGATGTTTATTTCACTTAATTGACAGGCCATGTTTGAATTCCTTTCAGTAAAAGAAGGATCTGATTTGGAGCGTATGGGGTGAAAGTATCCTATACGTGAGTTCGGTACTTTATTCATTAATCAATATCATCATACTGACCTTTCGCTTATTTTTTAGAGGTATTTGAATTAACGAGGCTCTTTGCACTGGACAATTAAGGCCAGCCGTGTCATGGTCATCATAAAACCCATTACCTGGAGGTTTATGATGGCCCCAAAAATTGAGAGAATCGATACGATACCGCTTATCATCGCAACCCTTGAAAAGATGAACGTTCAAAAAACAATTGACAGTATTTTTATTGCTCATGGTAACTGGATCGGTCTCAGCTATGGTCAGTTGACGGTTTTGTTCGTAACCTATGTGTTGCATTCCTTGACCCATCATTTTTACGGGGTGGAATCCTGGGCAAATCAACATAAAACAGTTATAGAACGTGTGACAGGCTGGAACGTGGGTGAAAAAGATGCCACAGACGACCGCCTGGGGAAACTTGCACAGGTGTTTGGAGAAAACGACGAATACATATCAGAGTTTCAGATTCAGATGGGGCAAGGCATTATCTGTGCTTACCAGTTACCGACAAAAATTGTTCGCTATGACACCACGGCTTTCAATGTGTACCATGACCCAGAGAGCAGAAAGAACGGTATCTTGGAATTTGGTCACAGCAAAGATCATCGGCCAGATCTTCTTCAATTCAAACAAGGCCTTGCAACATTGGACCCGTCTGGGGTTCCCATTTTAAGCGAAACTCTTCCGGGGAACCGTGCTGATGACCCCTGCTATTTCCCAGCCTGGCAGCGTATGGTGAAAACCATCGGCAACCCTGATTTTTTGTATATTGCAGATTGCAAGGCAGCCGCCCTTGAAACCCGTGCTGCAATAGATCATGAAAAAGGATATTACCTTTTTCCATTACCAATGACCGGTGAGATTCCCCGTCTTATCAAAGAGTTGGTTTTGAACCCTGGGCAAGCCTTTCAAGAGATTGTGTTGCTCCCAAAAGATGAAGACCAAAACGAACGGGTGGTAGGCAAGGGATTTGTCGTGAATCAGCAAATGGAAAAACAGCTCGAAAGCGGAACAGTTCATCGATGGCAGGAAAGATGGATGGTTAGCCTGAGTAATAGCCATGCGCAGCGTCGGAAAAAATCGTTTCAAGATCGTTTGGACAAAGCCGAAAGCAAATTGGCTAAACTTAAGGCAAAGACCAACGACTCCGTAGATTCTTTTAAGCTCAAAGCCGAAAAGATATTGCAGGCATGTAACGTTGAGGCCTATTTTCATCTTGAAATCAACGACTCCGTAACCTTGCAGAAAAAATATATTGGTAGAGGACGCCCAGGGCCAAACACCCCTTTCAAAATGGTGGAAGTCCTGAATTTGGACTTAATGGTAAATCGAAATGAAGAGGCGATTGAAGAATTCAAAGCGTTGGCTGGTTGGCGGATCTTTGCAACCAATGTTGACGAAAACAGTATGACGCTTAACCAAAGCACACAATACTACAGGGATGAGTGGCTTGTAGAACGGGGTTTCCATCGACTAAAAAAAGGGCATATCCCTGTACTGCCTTTATTTTTACGTCTGCAGAAAAGAATCAAAGGCTTGATGGTAATGTTGACCATTGCCCTTCAGGCATTGACCCTGATGGAATTTGTCGTCCGCAGGGAGTTATCCAAAGCAGATGAACCTATTGCAGGGCTTGTTCCCGGAAATCCAAAAATGAAGACAAAACGCCCCACTGCAGAACGATTGCTTTCACAATTTGACAGCCTTCACCTTTTGATCGAAGAAAAGGGAGAAAAAATTTCCGGTGTCGTGGTTGAAGAATTGACGGCTTTACAGAAAAGAATCTTAACGCTTCTGGATTTGCCAGAAAAAACCTATGACCTTTCCTTCGTGGTCGGAAAAAAAAATTAGGCGTACAAAAATGAGCGAAACCCAAGATCATAAAGATCAATATCCAAATAGTACCTGAAACTTTCAGGTAGCGCTTTTTCGTCCTGGGATGCCTGTTCGACACCGGCGCATCCGTCCA
Coding sequences:
- a CDS encoding IS1634 family transposase yields the protein MAPKIERIDTIPLIIATLEKMNVQKTIDSIFIAHGNWIGLSYGQLTVLFVTYVLHSLTHHFYGVESWANQHKTVIERVTGWNVGEKDATDDRLGKLAQVFGENDEYISEFQIQMGQGIICAYQLPTKIVRYDTTAFNVYHDPESRKNGILEFGHSKDHRPDLLQFKQGLATLDPSGVPILSETLPGNRADDPCYFPAWQRMVKTIGNPDFLYIADCKAAALETRAAIDHEKGYYLFPLPMTGEIPRLIKELVLNPGQAFQEIVLLPKDEDQNERVVGKGFVVNQQMEKQLESGTVHRWQERWMVSLSNSHAQRRKKSFQDRLDKAESKLAKLKAKTNDSVDSFKLKAEKILQACNVEAYFHLEINDSVTLQKKYIGRGRPGPNTPFKMVEVLNLDLMVNRNEEAIEEFKALAGWRIFATNVDENSMTLNQSTQYYRDEWLVERGFHRLKKGHIPVLPLFLRLQKRIKGLMVMLTIALQALTLMEFVVRRELSKADEPIAGLVPGNPKMKTKRPTAERLLSQFDSLHLLIEEKGEKISGVVVEELTALQKRILTLLDLPEKTYDLSFVVGKKN
- a CDS encoding alpha/beta hydrolase, which translates into the protein MACQLSEINIPSSTPGVDLFAKANPVTSPRAAVLIVHGLAEHLGRYDHVVDQLNNFGYTVYRFDNQGHGRSGGEQGFIDDFNQFIDDADILVERIIRENPGIPVFMLGHSMGGFITAAYGVKYPGKLTGQILSGAAVTVLPLFKPFQEIDFETEPRNKVPNELSVLICRDKSVVEAYDNDPLVLKETCQKLLGEVFINGATWLTQALAGYQYPCLILHGGDDRIVTPEASQYMYNTILSTDKTLTLYKGFFHEILNEPGNAKVIEDIHQWIDQRIQ